A genomic window from Cricetulus griseus strain 17A/GY chromosome 4, alternate assembly CriGri-PICRH-1.0, whole genome shotgun sequence includes:
- the Chcr1 gene encoding carbonyl reductase 1 (The RefSeq protein has 17 substitutions compared to this genomic sequence) gives MSSSRRVALVTGANKGIGFAITRELCRKFSGDVVLTARDEARGKAAVQQLQAEGLSPRFHQLDIDDLQSIRALRDFLLKEYGGLDVLINNAGIAFKNADPTPFHIQAEVTMKTNFFGTQDVCTELLPLIKPQGRVVNVSSMESLRALKNCSPELQQKFRSDTITEEELAELMNKFVEATKRGMHEMEGWPNSAYAVSKIGVTVLSRIHARKLSQQRRDDKILLNACCPGWVRTDLTGPKAPKSLEEGAETPVYLALLPPDAEGPHGQFVQQKKVEEW, from the exons ATGCCGTCCTGCAGCCGCGTGGCGCTGGTGACCGGGGCTAACAAGGGCATCGGCTTCGCCATCACGCGTGAGCTGTGTCGCAAGTTCTCGGGGGACGTGGTGCTCACCGCGCGGGACGAGGCGCGGGGCAAGGCGGCTGTGCAGCAACTGCAGGCAGAGGGCCTGAGTCCCCGCTTCCACCAGCTGGACATCGACGACCTGCAGAGCATCCGCGCCCTGCGCGACTTTCTGCTCAAGGAGTATGGGGGGCTCGACGTGCTGATCAACAATGCGGGCATCGCCTTCAAGA ATGCTGACCCAACTCCCTTCCACATTCAAGCAGAAGtgacaatgaaaacaaacttttttgGTACCCAAGATGTCTGCACGGAGCTACTCCCTCTAATAAAACCCCAAG GCAGAGTGGTGAATGTATCAAGCATGGAGAGTCTCAGGGCCCTGAAAAACTGCAGTCTGGAGCTGCAGCAGAAGTTTCGAAGTGACACCATCACAGAGGAGGAGCTGGTGGGGCTCATGAACAAGTTtgtggaagacacaaagaaaggaatgCATGAGAAGGAAGGCTGGCCTAATAGTGCTTATGGGGTGACCAAGATTGGGGTGACAGTCCTGTCCAGAATCCATGCCCGGAAACTCAGCCAGCAGAGGAGAGATGACAAGATCCTCCTCAATGCCTGTTGCCCAGGGTGGGTGAGAACAGACATGGCAGGACCAAAAGCCCCCAAGAGCCCAGAAGAAGGAGCAGAGACCCCCGTGTACTTGGCCCTTTTGCCCCCAGGTGCAGAGGGGCCTCATGGGCAGTTTGTTCAGGAGAAAAAAGTAGAACAATGGTGA